The genomic window CCGGTCGGCGTCGTCACCGGGCTGATCGGCGGCCCGTACTTCCTCTATCTGATGCGAAAGCAGCAATCGATGGGTGAGCTATAATGTCACGCACACAGCAGGACACGAACCGAGAACGGGAGCGGATCACGGACGACAACGGCGTCGCGATCGACAGCGCACTGGTCGGCGACGGTCTCGAGCTCAGTTATCCGACGAGCGAGGAGACGATCGTCGACTGCGCTCGCCTCGACGTTCCCGAGGAGGCGGTGACCGCCCTCGTCGGTCCGAACGGCAGCGGCAAGAGTACGCTTCTCAAAGCGCTCTCGAACCACCTCGAGCCGGATACGGGGTCGGTGCAGATCCACGGCGAGGACCTCGACACCTTCGATCGGAAGGAATTGGCGCGCGAACTGGGCGTCCTCTCACAGGAGAACGACTCGCTCAGCTCGATCTCCGTCGAAGACCTCGTCTATCACGGTCGCTACCCGCATCGGGACTTCTTCGACGGCGTCAGCGAAGCGGATCATCAGGCGGTCGAACGGGCGATCGAACTGGCGGGAATCGAGGAGATCCGGGACACCGAACTCGGCCAACTGAGCGGCGGGCAAAAGCAGTTGGCCTGGATCGCGATGGTACTGGCACAGGACACCGACGTCCTCCTGCTCGACGAGCCGACCACGTTCCTCGATGTCCACCACCAGTTCCGGGTCCTCGAGACGATCCGCCAACTCAACGAGGAGAAAGGCGTTACCGTCGCCGTCATCCTCCACGACATCTCGCAGGCGGCCCGCTTCGCGGACTATCTGGTCGCGATGCGCGACGGCAAACTCTACGACTGGGGGCCGCCCGAAGAGGTCGTGACCGAGCAGTTGCTCGCCGACGTCTTCGGCGTCGAGGCGACGGTCACGTACGAGCCCGAACTGCAGGTGCTGCCCAAGCGAGCGCTGCCGGAGAGCCGGACGTAGCGCCGTTTAGGACGATCGCATCGTCTACGACGGCATGACCGACCATCCATCTCTACCAACTCAGCGAGCGGCGCGGGGTATCTACCCGGACGAGTTCGGCGACGAGGGGTTGTTCGACCGACGGGCCGCCGCCGATATCGTCATCGGCGATCAGTAGCGCTCGAGCGGGTCGAGCCGCCGTCGCGATCGGATGCGGAATACTTTTGTTGTTTTAGGCTAGCCTAAAGATAATGAGTGACGAACGGACGTGGACGCGACGCAACGTGCTTCGAACGAGCGGGACCATCGCGGGCGTGAGCGCACTGGCCGGCTGTATCAGCGGTGACGGATCGGACAACGACGACAGCGAGGATGTCGATCCGTACACGGTCTCGATGCAACCGGTCGGCGATGTCGAGTTCGAGTCGGTTCCCCAGACATGGGCCGCCGGCACCGCGGATTGGGCCGACATGGGGATCGCACTGGGTCAGGAGCCGCCGTCGGACCTCTATCTCACGCGGCGGCTCCATACGGGGTATTACGAAGATATTCCCGACGTGAGCGTCGATCCGGACGAGATCGATTCGCTCTGGGACGACGAACTGACGCGCGAAGAGTTCCTAAACCTTGCCGAGGAAGTGGATCTCTTCGTCATGGATCCGAAATTCCTCAAGGGACGGGCCGACTGGAGCGACGACGACATCGAGCAGGTCGAAGCGACGGGGACACCGTTCTTCGGGAACAGTATCACCTCTCGGGACTACTCGTGGCATCAGGACTACGACTACCTCACGATGTACGAGGCCTTCGAGAAACTCGCCGAAGTCTTTCAGGAACAGGAACGCTACGACGAGTTCGAGACGCTGCACGAGGAGTTCCAGTCGGAACTCGAGACCGTCGTTCCCTCGGGCGACCGACCTGAGGCAGCAGTCCTGTACCCGCAGATGGAGGACGACTCGTTTCTCCCCTACGTCATCGACGAGTCGACGAGTTACAAACACCTGCGGGACCTCGGCGTCGAGGACGCGCTCGCGAACACCGGTGTCAAGGACTTCCACAGCGACCGCGGGGCGATCGATTACGAGACCCTGCTCGAGGTCGACCCGGAGTATATCCTGCTTCGCACCGAACAATACCTCACCGAGGAGGAGTTCCAGCAGAACTTCGTCGGACCGATGGAAAACCACAACGTCGGTCGGGAACTGACGGCCGTCCAGGACGGCAACATCTCCAAGGCGCTCCCGTTCTATCAGGGCCCGATCATCAACCTCGTCGCCACTCAGCGGTTGGCCCAGCAGCTCTACGGCGTCGAGGATGCCCTGTTTGACCCACAGGAAGTCAGCGACATCGTCAACGGCGACTTCTGAACGGCCCGCTCGAGCGGGCCCGATACGTTTCAAAACGCATTTGATGGTCTAAATACATTTATCAGTAATGGATGGTGATCGCGGGTGGAAGCGACGCGACCTCCTTCGAACGGGTGGAGTCGTTGCCGGTGGAAGCGCAGTGGCGGGCTGTCTCAGCGGTGACAGCGATGAAAACGACGGCGAGAGCGACGATACTAACGCCACCGGTTACGAGAACAACGAGGACAGCGGTGCGGTCGACGATGCTGACGACATCAGTAGCGCTGAGAGAGAAGAAAACGACGAGAACACGGAAGACGACGAGGACGCCGCGATCACGGTATCGATGCCGCCGGTCGGCGAGGTCGCGTTCGAGTCAATCCCCGAGACGTGGGCCGCGAACAACGGCTCCTGGGCCGACATGGGGATCGCGCTCGGACAGGACCCGCCCGAAGCGGTCTATCTCGCCAATCGGTACCACACGCAGTACTACGACGAAATCCCCAAGGTGAGCGTCGATTCAGGTGAGACCGACTCACTCTGGAACAACGAACTGACCATCGAGGAGTTTCTAGCGTTGAGCGAGGATGTGGATGTCTTCGTCATGGACCCGAATTTCCTCGTACAATGAGGCGGCTGGAGCGACGATGGCATCGACGTAATCGAGTCGACGGGGACACCCTTTTTCGGGAACAGCAGCTTCTCGCGGGGCTACGAGTGGCACGACTACGAGCACCTCTCACTGTACGAGGCGTTCGAGAAGCTCTCGCAGGTCTTCGACGAGAGCGATCGGTACGCGGCGTTCGAGTCACTCCACGCCGAGTTCCAGTCTCGTCTCGATGAGATCGTCCCACCAGTGGACGAACGGCCCGAGGTCGCGATCTTGTGGCCGGTCACGGAAGCAGAGTTTCTCCCGTACGTGATCAACGAGGGGACGAGTTTCAAACAGTGGCGGGACCTCGGCGTTCGCGACGCCTTCGCCGAGGCCGACGCGGTCGATAGCGCCGCTTTGGCGGGATCGATCGACTACGAACCGTTGCTCCGAATCGATCCCGACGTGCTGTTGCTCCGCGGAAATGAGGACAAGAGCGCTGAAGAGTTCTGGAACACGGTCGTCGAACGGATGAAGCGACACGACACCGGGAGCGAGCTGACGGCCGTTCGGAACGATGCCGTCTACCGCGGCGGCCCGCTCTATCAGGGTCCGATCAGCAACCTCGTCGTTACCGAGCGCGCGGCCGGACAGCTCTACGATGTCGACGACGAACTGTTCGATCGACAGCGGGTCAGCGACATCGTCAACGGTACCTTCTGAACGGCCGTCGACCGGCTTCTCGAGCAGTGACCCGAGGCCCCGCTCGAACTATTGGGGCCGATCTCTCAACTCCCTAGCTACGAACAGCGTCGACCGCAGCCGGTTACTGCGACTCGGCCCACGTGAATTCCTCCCGATCGTCCCCTGATGACTCGCCAGTCCCGTCAGCCGTTGATTCGTCCGCATTGCGAGACCCTGCCTCATCTCCCCCGCGGTGAGCCGGTTCGAGATCAGTGGTCGGCTCGCTCGAGACCTCGAAGGACGACAGCGCGTCGGAGAGATCTCGCGCACGGTCGGACAGCGACGTAGCGGTGTGGGAGACTTCGACGAGCGACGAGGTCTGTTCTTCGGCGGCCGCCGCGACCGTCTCGGCCTCGGCGCTGGTCTCCTCGCTGATCGCCGTCACGTCCTCGGTCATGGTCACGACCTCTTGGGTCGCGCCGGCCTGCTGTTGAGTCGCCGCCGAAATCTCCTGAACCCCGTCGTTGGTCTCCTCGGCGAACGCCGATATCTCCTCGAGGGCCGCGACCGAGGACTCGACCGCGCTGCGGTGGTCCGCGATCCGGTCGTCCGTCTCCCGAACCACGGTCGCGACCCGCTCGGTTCGGGTGCTGACCCGCTCGAGCCGTTCCTCGATGGTCGTCGCCGCCTCTTGGGTGTCCTCGGCGAGCGACTTGACCTGATCGGCGACCGCGGTGAACTCCGCGTCTCCCGAACTCGAGCGCGCGGCCTCGATGCTCGCGTTGAGCGCGAGCATGTTCGTCTCCTCGGTCACGTCGCCGATGAACTCGAGGAGGTCGTCGATCGCGTCGATCTCGTCCTCGAGCCGCGTCACTTCCGCGACGGCCTCGTCGGCCTCGTCCTCGATGGCGTTCATGCCGTCGATCGCACGGCGGGCGGACTCGCGAGCGTCCGCGCTCGTCGTGGCAGTCCGCTCCGCGAGAGACGCGACCTGCGAGGCGGTCGCGGCGATCTGTTCGGTCGTCGTCGAGAGGTCGTCGATCTCGGTGCTGATCGCGGCGAACTGGTCGCTCTGGCGCTCCGCCCCGTCGGCGATCTGCTGGATCGACGTGGTCACCTGTTCGGAGGCCGACCGCACCTCGACGACGCCCTCGGCCGTCGAATCGGCCGTCTCGTCGACCGCGTCGGCGAAGGCCCGCGCCGCGGCCACCGTCGCCTCGATGTCGTCCATCATCTCATTGAACTCCGCGGCGACCGTCTCCATGGCCTCGCTCTCGGCGTCGGGCTCGAGTCGCCGCGTGAGATCGCCCGCGGCGCAGGCCCGCATCGTCTCGCCGTACTCGTCGGCCGTCCGCTCGAGGTGGCGGGAGAACTGCTCGGACTCGGATCGCGCCTGTTCGGCCTCCGTGCGGGCCATCTCGGCCTCCTCGAGACGGTCGCGCAGCGACCGGCGCATCCGGTCGATCGACCGGTGGAGGTCGCCGAGTTCGTCGCGTCGCTCCGACTCGACGGGGTCGTCGAGTTTGCCGTCCTCGATCGCCGCCGCGCGGGCGGAGAGCGACCGCAACTCACCGGCGGTGTTCCGGCCGACCGTCAGGCCGAGTACGAGCATGCCGCCGAACGTAACGGCGAGCATCGCAAGGATCCAGTTCGAGATGCTCGACTGGAGCGCGTAGGCCTCCGAGGCGGGGACGCGGGTCGTCAGTGTCCAGCCTTCGTTCCCGACGGCCGCGTAGCCGACGACGGTCTCGCCGTCATCTTCCTCGAGCGAGATCGTCCCGGATTCGGCCGCGGTCTCGCTCGACTCGAGGACGTCGTCTTCGAGCAGCAGCGAGTGGTCCTCGGCGAGGACGACCGTCCCGTCCTCGTCGGCGACGATGACATCGGCCGTCTCGTCGGTGCCGATCATGTATCGGGACAGCGACTCGAGATCGACTAACCCGACGACGACGCGGTCGGACTCGCCCGGGACCTGACTGACGGCAAGTATTGCGGGCCGGCCGTCATCGGTCTCGAACGGCTCGGAGAAGACGACCTGTGACCCGTCGGCCGTTGCAGCCGAAACGTGTTCCTCAACTGTGGCACTGAGAGTGGTGTCGTCGGCGATGATTTCGTTCGCGCCGGCGTTCGCGTGCACGGTCCCCGTCTCAGCGTCGACGTAGTATGCCCCCTCGAACGCGGTCCGGTCGGTCACCCGGTGTAAGGAGTTGGCGATCGCGACCCGCTCGTCGTTGCGAAACGCCGTCGATCGGGGCAGCGATCCCAGATACCGTTCGGTCGACGTGAACCAGATGTCGAGCCGGTTCGCGTCCTGCTCCGCATCGGTGACGAGTTGCGATTCGACGTCGGATTGGAGTTCGTTGCCGGTGTGTGCGTAGATACTGCCGCCGAACAGCCCCACGATGAGGACGATGACGACGAGCGCAGCGAGGAATCGCAACGCGTAGCTGCGACGAACACCCGGAATTCCCTCCCACGGATTCGGACCCATCGAGTTGGAAATTCGACCACCCTCGTATGTAAGTCGCTAAGAGCGGTATATACTGCTATAGACCACAATTACCGCTCGATACCGGTACGGTTAGATACCGATCCGACCGCCGAGCGGACGGCGATCGATCGGCGGGTCAGCGCAGTCCGAACCGCTGAAATACCGTCCCATCCTAGTGGGGTTCGTGTCGAAGCAGGTCCAGCAGGTCGAAACGATATTCTGTCACGAAACGGGCGACGACTACCTCGTCGTCGTCGAACGTGACGGCAAACGGCTGTTCCGTGCGAAACTCGGACTCTCCGAAACCTCGGCCGGCCCCCGCCCCGCCAAGTTCCGGCTGAAGCAGGGCTCGAGCGAGGAGCCGCGCCAGCCCGACGAGTTCGTCGAACTCGCCCGCCGAGCGAAGCGGATCCGCATCTCCGAACAGACCTCCGCCGCCGGACGACGGGATCTACGGGAGATGCTCGAGGGCTACCAACTCGAGGACAAGGCAAAGACCGTCAGGACCTGTCGCTACTGCGCCTCCGCGGGCCGATACTCGCCGATCACGACCGAAACTGCCGTCAAGGACGACAACGACTGGATCTGTCGGGACTGCGCCCGGCAGGAACTCGAGCGCCAGCTCTCGTTTTCCGGCGGCGGTGCGGTATCGGGCGCCGCAAAGGAACGACTCGAGGATCTCATGATGGAGGTCCAGGATCTCGAGCGGATCGTCAATCTGCTCAAGGGCCAGCTGGATCCCGATCTGACGAAGTTCGATACCATCTCGGCGACGACGGACGAGGTCGATCCCGTCCGCACCGACTCGCTGAACCTGCATCCGGGGCTCCAGAACCTGCTCGAGGACCGGTTCGATACCCTGCTGCCGGTCCAGAGCCTCTCCGTCGAGCACGGCCTTTTCGATGGTGACGACCAGTTGGTCGTCTCCGCGACGGCGACCGGGAAGACCCTCGTCGGCGAACTGGCAGGGATCAATCGCGTGTTGAACAACAAGGGGACGATGCTCTTTCTCGTTCCCCTCGTGGCGCTTGCAAACCAGAAGTACGAGGACTTTCAGGACGAGTACGGCCACCTCGTCGACGTCTCCATTCGGGTGGGCGCGAGCCGAGTCGCCGACGAGGGCGAGCGGTTCGACCCCAACGCCGACGTCATCGTCGGCACCTACGAGGGGATCGACCATGCCCTGCGGACGGGCAAGGACATGGGCGACATCGGGACCGTCGTCATCGACGAGGTCCACACGCTCAAGGAGGAAGACCGGGGCCACCGACTCGACGGCCTGATCTCCCGGCTCAAGTACACCTGCGAACAGCGGGCGACGCGCCGGGACGACTACGGCGGCGCACAGTGGGTCTACCTCTCAGCGACCGTCGGCAATCCCGAACAGCTCACGGAGGCTCTCGAGGCGACGCTCATCGAGTTCGAGGAGCGACCGGTGCCGATCGAGCGCCACGTCACCTTCGCGGACGGCCAGGAGAAGGTCCGCGTCGAGAACAAACTCGTCAGACGCGAGTTCGACAGCGAGTCCTCGAAGGGGTATCGCGGCCAGACGATTATCTTCACCAACTCCCGGCGGCGCTGTCACGAGATTTCGCGGAAACTCGACTACTCGGCCGCGCCCTACCACGCCGGCCTCGACTACAAGCGCCGGAAGGAGGTCGAACGGAAGTTCGGCGAGCAGGAACTGTCCGCGGTCGTCACGACCGCCGCGCTCGCGGCGGGGGTCGACTTCCCCGCCTCGCAGGTGATCTTCGACTCGCTAGCGATGGGCATCGAGTGGCTCTCGGTCCAGGAATTCCACCAGATGCTCGGCCGCGCGGGCCGGCCCGACTACCACGACAAGGGCACGGTGTACGTCCTCGTCGAACCCGACACGGCCTACCACAACTCGATGGAGATGACCGAAGACGAGGTCGCCTTCAAGTTACTCAAAGGAGAAATGGAGTCGGTCATGACCCACTACGACGAGGCCGCCGCCGTCGAGGAAACGCTTGCGAACATCACGGTCGGCGGCAAGGCCGCGAAGGCGCTCAACGACCGCATGCTCGGCGAAGTCCCCACGAAACACGCCATCGGGAAGCTCCTCGAGTACGACTTCATCGACGGCTTCGAGCCCACGCCGCTGGGTCAGGTCGTCACCGAACACTTCCTGGAGCCCGGACAGGCCTTCATGATCCTCGACGGTATCCGGAAGGACGCCCACCCCTACGAACTCGTCGCGGACCTCGAGCTTCGCGATACCGATCTGTAACGCTCGATTCAGATCGAATCGGGACCGACCGATGGCGACCCGTTTCGCGGCCACAACCGTTTTTACTGACCTGTCGGCGGCCGGAACGGTAAAGAGCGAGAGGAACCAATCGATGTCCAACGCGGGGATGTCCCCGAGACTGTCACTATGGAACCGAGTACGCCAGCCGCGATCGATCCGCCGGCAAACGTCCTGCTCGTCCACCCGAGCTGTGACGAGTCGGCCGCCTGCGAGGAGCTGTGTCACGACGACGGCGGCACGGCCCATCTGACGGTGACCTTCGCGGACGAGGAGCCGGACCGGCCGGACGAGGAGACGATCGACGGGAAACACGGGCTGCTCACCGTCGGGAACGTCCTGACCGACGGCGGCGAGCCGGTGCCGGACTTCACCGGACCGATCGTCACCGACTCGGTGACCGACCCGACCGACCTCTCGGAGATCGGCGTCGCCGTGAGCCGCTTTTGCAAGCACTGGGCCGACTCCGACGACGAGATCACGGTCTGTTTCGACTCGCTCGACGCCCTCCTTCGGCACGCCTCGCCGAAAGACACCTTCCAGTTCGCACACGTTCTCACGAACCGCCTCTCGAGCGTCGACGCCTACGCGCACTTCCACTTCGATCCGACGCGCTACGAGGATCGGGTCGTCTCTACCTTCGGCACCATCTTCGACGAAGTCGTCGCCGACGACGACGACGGCTCGCTCCCGGAAGCGACCGACGCGGAGGTCGCCGCGCTACTCGCCGAGTGGGACGAGGAGTCGGCGATCGCACTCGAGCCGGATCCGGACCCGGTGACCGAAGCGACCGACGAGGATATCGCACAGACGCTCGGGAAGTGAGTCGGCGGCGCTTAGGGCACGAACGCGACACCGAACAGCGACAGCGCGAGGACGAGCACCGAGCCCGGGACGCCGCCGATCGCGACGATCGCGATCACGATCGGCGTCACGACGATCCCGAGCCCGAAGACGACCTGCGCGACGTACAGCACCACCAGCCCGACCACCGCGTTGATGATGAAGGGACTGACCGCCCGGACGAGCTGTGCCGCGGCGAGGACGAGCACGAGCACGATAACTAACAGCAGGATCTCGAGGCCGGTCATAGCCGGCGCTACCACAGCATCCCGGAAAACCGTTCGGTTCGTAACGAAACCCTTTATGATGTGCGGGCGGTAAGGTAGGTACGGGATCGTGGGTTAGCTTGGTATACTTCGGGCCTTGGGTGCCCGTGACCCCGGTTCAAATCCGGGCGATCCCATATTACTGCTGCGAGCAAAACCGCGAGCAGCAGGAATCGGAAAGAGCCCGGATTTGAACCTCGGAAGTCGCAGCGCTCGAGCGAAGCGAGAGCGACCGTCTTCCATTGGTTCAAATCCGGGCAACCCCATACTGTATAAAAGCAAAGCGGCTGCTGTTGCCGTTTTGCTCGGCCGTTCCCCCACCACTTAGCGACCGCTAACGGAGGTTGGCGATACTGTCGGTGGAGCTATCCAAGCGCTCCGCTGATTCGCAGTGCTGTCACTGTAATGTTCACGTTACGGAGCAATTTCGGCGCGTTTTCGGTGACGATGATGGTCGGGCCCGACGGCAGCGGTGTGTCCGTCGCAGACGATCACT from Natrinema versiforme includes these protein-coding regions:
- a CDS encoding ABC transporter substrate-binding protein: MSDERTWTRRNVLRTSGTIAGVSALAGCISGDGSDNDDSEDVDPYTVSMQPVGDVEFESVPQTWAAGTADWADMGIALGQEPPSDLYLTRRLHTGYYEDIPDVSVDPDEIDSLWDDELTREEFLNLAEEVDLFVMDPKFLKGRADWSDDDIEQVEATGTPFFGNSITSRDYSWHQDYDYLTMYEAFEKLAEVFQEQERYDEFETLHEEFQSELETVVPSGDRPEAAVLYPQMEDDSFLPYVIDESTSYKHLRDLGVEDALANTGVKDFHSDRGAIDYETLLEVDPEYILLRTEQYLTEEEFQQNFVGPMENHNVGRELTAVQDGNISKALPFYQGPIINLVATQRLAQQLYGVEDALFDPQEVSDIVNGDF
- a CDS encoding pro-sigmaK processing inhibitor BofA family protein, giving the protein MTGLEILLLVIVLVLVLAAAQLVRAVSPFIINAVVGLVVLYVAQVVFGLGIVVTPIVIAIVAIGGVPGSVLVLALSLFGVAFVP
- a CDS encoding DEAD/DEAH box helicase, with product MSKQVQQVETIFCHETGDDYLVVVERDGKRLFRAKLGLSETSAGPRPAKFRLKQGSSEEPRQPDEFVELARRAKRIRISEQTSAAGRRDLREMLEGYQLEDKAKTVRTCRYCASAGRYSPITTETAVKDDNDWICRDCARQELERQLSFSGGGAVSGAAKERLEDLMMEVQDLERIVNLLKGQLDPDLTKFDTISATTDEVDPVRTDSLNLHPGLQNLLEDRFDTLLPVQSLSVEHGLFDGDDQLVVSATATGKTLVGELAGINRVLNNKGTMLFLVPLVALANQKYEDFQDEYGHLVDVSIRVGASRVADEGERFDPNADVIVGTYEGIDHALRTGKDMGDIGTVVIDEVHTLKEEDRGHRLDGLISRLKYTCEQRATRRDDYGGAQWVYLSATVGNPEQLTEALEATLIEFEERPVPIERHVTFADGQEKVRVENKLVRREFDSESSKGYRGQTIIFTNSRRRCHEISRKLDYSAAPYHAGLDYKRRKEVERKFGEQELSAVVTTAALAAGVDFPASQVIFDSLAMGIEWLSVQEFHQMLGRAGRPDYHDKGTVYVLVEPDTAYHNSMEMTEDEVAFKLLKGEMESVMTHYDEAAAVEETLANITVGGKAAKALNDRMLGEVPTKHAIGKLLEYDFIDGFEPTPLGQVVTEHFLEPGQAFMILDGIRKDAHPYELVADLELRDTDL
- a CDS encoding methyl-accepting chemotaxis protein, which encodes MGPNPWEGIPGVRRSYALRFLAALVVIVLIVGLFGGSIYAHTGNELQSDVESQLVTDAEQDANRLDIWFTSTERYLGSLPRSTAFRNDERVAIANSLHRVTDRTAFEGAYYVDAETGTVHANAGANEIIADDTTLSATVEEHVSAATADGSQVVFSEPFETDDGRPAILAVSQVPGESDRVVVGLVDLESLSRYMIGTDETADVIVADEDGTVVLAEDHSLLLEDDVLESSETAAESGTISLEEDDGETVVGYAAVGNEGWTLTTRVPASEAYALQSSISNWILAMLAVTFGGMLVLGLTVGRNTAGELRSLSARAAAIEDGKLDDPVESERRDELGDLHRSIDRMRRSLRDRLEEAEMARTEAEQARSESEQFSRHLERTADEYGETMRACAAGDLTRRLEPDAESEAMETVAAEFNEMMDDIEATVAAARAFADAVDETADSTAEGVVEVRSASEQVTTSIQQIADGAERQSDQFAAISTEIDDLSTTTEQIAATASQVASLAERTATTSADARESARRAIDGMNAIEDEADEAVAEVTRLEDEIDAIDDLLEFIGDVTEETNMLALNASIEAARSSSGDAEFTAVADQVKSLAEDTQEAATTIEERLERVSTRTERVATVVRETDDRIADHRSAVESSVAALEEISAFAEETNDGVQEISAATQQQAGATQEVVTMTEDVTAISEETSAEAETVAAAAEEQTSSLVEVSHTATSLSDRARDLSDALSSFEVSSEPTTDLEPAHRGGDEAGSRNADESTADGTGESSGDDREEFTWAESQ
- a CDS encoding ABC transporter ATP-binding protein: MSRTQQDTNRERERITDDNGVAIDSALVGDGLELSYPTSEETIVDCARLDVPEEAVTALVGPNGSGKSTLLKALSNHLEPDTGSVQIHGEDLDTFDRKELARELGVLSQENDSLSSISVEDLVYHGRYPHRDFFDGVSEADHQAVERAIELAGIEEIRDTELGQLSGGQKQLAWIAMVLAQDTDVLLLDEPTTFLDVHHQFRVLETIRQLNEEKGVTVAVILHDISQAARFADYLVAMRDGKLYDWGPPEEVVTEQLLADVFGVEATVTYEPELQVLPKRALPESRT